Proteins encoded by one window of Hippoglossus hippoglossus isolate fHipHip1 chromosome 15, fHipHip1.pri, whole genome shotgun sequence:
- the cnrip1b gene encoding CB1 cannabinoid receptor-interacting protein 1b — translation MADVPQIVKIGISLKMLPNNTAVFFKSDGARFGQTRTIKLLTGSKYKIEVVVKPGAVEATSMSLGGVTFPLEQQSKDPQSVVYSGRYDTEGVTHTKSGERQPVQINIQFTEAGVFETVWQVKYYNYNKRDHCQWGNSFNSIEYECKPNDTRTLMWVNKEMFI, via the exons ATGGCCGACGTCCCACAGATCGTCAAAATTGGGATTTCATTGAAGATGCTCCCCAACAACACCGCGGTGTTCTTCAAATCTGACGGGGCCCGCTTCGGACAGACCCGGACCATCAAGCTGCTGACCGGCTCCAAGTACAAAATCGAGGTGGTCGTTAAACCCGGAGCCGTCGAGGCCAC GTCGATGAGCCTGGGGGGGGTGACCTTCCCCCTGGAGCAGCAGTCTAAAGACCCCCAGTCGGTGGTCTACAGTGGCCGGTACGACACCGAGGGGGTGACGCACACCAAGAGTGGAGAGAGGCAGCCGGTGCAGATCAACATTCAG tTCACGGAGGCGGGGGTGTTTGAGACCGTGTGGCAGGTGAAGTACTACAACTACAACAAGAGGGACCACTGCCAGTGGGGGAACAGCTTCAACAGCATCGAGTACGAATGCAAACCCAACGACACGCGCACGCTCATGTGGGTGAACAAGGAGATGTTCATCTGA